A genomic segment from Streptosporangium roseum DSM 43021 encodes:
- a CDS encoding carbohydrate ABC transporter permease — protein sequence MATRAPDRLAAVPPDRPVRPRRRRHRHLVHQLDVKGSPYAYVAPFFLLFSAFGLFPLAYTAWVSLHEWTLLSDEQTFVGLDNFRTLLADDYFWNATFNTLSIGVLSTAPQLLLAIWLAHLLNRPLRAQTFFRITLLLPNVTSVVAVVVIFSQLFGRDFGMINWMLSLFGVGGVAWNEGVMTSHAAISVMIMWRWTGYNALIFLAAMQAVPRELYEAATIDGANGFTQLRKITIPMIRPTIVFVVITSTIGAMQILAEPLLFGSYSVSGGPDRQYQTLSLFIYENFTKLDFGYASAISWMVFVFIVLVAGVNYLLTRRAKGALT from the coding sequence ATGGCCACCCGGGCCCCCGATCGCCTGGCGGCGGTCCCACCGGACAGGCCGGTGCGACCTCGCCGCCGCCGCCACCGCCACCTGGTCCACCAGCTCGACGTCAAGGGCTCGCCGTACGCCTACGTGGCCCCGTTCTTCCTGCTGTTCTCCGCCTTCGGGCTGTTCCCCCTGGCCTACACCGCCTGGGTGAGCCTGCACGAGTGGACACTGCTGTCGGATGAGCAGACCTTCGTCGGCCTGGACAACTTCAGGACGCTGCTCGCCGACGACTACTTCTGGAACGCCACCTTCAACACCCTGTCCATCGGGGTGCTGTCCACCGCCCCCCAGCTGCTGCTGGCCATCTGGCTGGCCCACCTGCTCAACCGGCCGCTGCGGGCGCAGACCTTCTTCCGCATCACGCTGCTGCTGCCCAACGTGACCAGCGTGGTCGCGGTGGTGGTCATCTTCAGCCAGCTGTTCGGCCGGGACTTCGGCATGATCAACTGGATGCTGTCGTTGTTCGGGGTCGGGGGCGTCGCCTGGAACGAGGGGGTGATGACCTCCCACGCGGCCATCTCCGTCATGATCATGTGGCGGTGGACGGGCTACAACGCCCTGATCTTCCTGGCGGCCATGCAGGCCGTACCGCGCGAGCTGTACGAGGCGGCCACCATCGACGGCGCGAACGGGTTCACCCAGCTTCGCAAGATCACCATTCCGATGATCAGGCCCACGATCGTCTTCGTCGTCATCACCTCGACGATCGGTGCCATGCAGATCCTCGCCGAGCCGCTGCTGTTCGGCTCCTACAGCGTCTCCGGCGGACCCGACCGGCAGTACCAGACCCTCTCGCTGTTCATCTACGAGAATTTCACCAAGCTCGACTTCGGCTACGCCTCGGCCATCTCCTGGATGGTGTTCGTCTTCATCGTCCTGGTCGCGGGTGTCAACTACCTGCTCACCCGCCGCGCGAAGGGAGCACTGACGTGA